One region of Mucilaginibacter gotjawali genomic DNA includes:
- the lepB gene encoding signal peptidase I encodes MQIGSYIGVLILASPILLLALAGYWKLFQKAGRKGWEALIPFYSGYVMLKISGRPVWWLIWLFLPLASTIVGAGILVDFIKCYGKYTAKDRAKAILLGFIYLPKWGFENKTVYLGPSASPGFRKGHPKSRAVSSVIAWGQAVFFAVFAAMFIRTFFIEAYVIPTASMERTLLVGDNIFVSKLNYGARIPMTPISFPFANHTLPNTNFKSYWDGLELPYLRLPGFSSIKRGDVIVFNYPQDTIDNRPVDKREFYIKRCVAIAGDTLNIINEQVFVNGKAQAGPPEEQLEYSYKLHGREVSPDVLEELHVITYDGHQYPSMTKQSARLLRGYSNIESLKPVFSPKGFSEDVFPRSSTSSMHVLLTKTIPDYHWNVDNFGPIIIPKKGWTVKLDSMTFPLYERVIEVYEHNKLEVKGTDIFINGKKINTYTFKMNYYWVLGDNRHDSEDSRYWGFVPEDHISGKAIFIWMSWDSDAPLFKKIRWERILGGIK; translated from the coding sequence ATGCAAATCGGCAGCTACATCGGCGTACTCATTCTTGCCTCTCCAATTCTCTTGCTTGCCCTCGCCGGGTATTGGAAATTATTCCAAAAAGCGGGACGCAAAGGTTGGGAGGCGCTGATCCCCTTTTATTCAGGCTACGTGATGCTAAAGATCAGCGGGCGACCTGTTTGGTGGTTGATCTGGCTTTTTCTGCCATTGGCCAGCACTATTGTCGGGGCCGGTATCCTGGTTGATTTTATCAAGTGTTATGGAAAATATACCGCAAAGGACCGCGCCAAAGCTATACTTTTAGGTTTTATTTACCTGCCTAAATGGGGCTTCGAAAATAAAACGGTCTATCTTGGCCCCTCAGCATCGCCAGGTTTCAGGAAGGGGCACCCTAAAAGCAGGGCGGTATCCTCCGTTATCGCCTGGGGACAAGCCGTGTTTTTCGCGGTGTTCGCCGCCATGTTCATCCGTACGTTTTTTATCGAAGCTTATGTGATCCCAACAGCCTCTATGGAAAGGACGCTCCTGGTGGGCGACAATATTTTTGTAAGCAAGTTAAACTACGGGGCAAGGATCCCGATGACCCCCATCAGCTTTCCTTTTGCTAATCATACCCTGCCAAATACTAATTTCAAATCGTATTGGGATGGATTGGAATTACCTTATTTGCGTCTGCCGGGTTTCAGCAGCATAAAACGCGGCGACGTAATTGTATTCAATTACCCCCAGGACACCATTGATAACCGCCCGGTGGACAAACGCGAATTTTATATTAAACGTTGTGTGGCTATTGCAGGTGATACGTTGAATATAATCAACGAACAAGTATTTGTAAATGGCAAAGCACAGGCCGGCCCGCCAGAAGAACAGCTGGAATATTCTTACAAGCTCCACGGCAGGGAGGTTTCCCCTGATGTTTTGGAGGAGTTGCACGTTATTACCTACGATGGGCACCAATATCCGTCTATGACCAAACAATCGGCAAGGCTACTGCGGGGATATTCCAACATCGAGTCCCTCAAACCTGTTTTTTCACCGAAAGGTTTTTCAGAAGATGTTTTCCCGCGCAGCAGTACCAGCTCGATGCATGTGTTGCTTACCAAAACCATCCCCGATTATCATTGGAACGTAGACAATTTTGGACCCATCATCATCCCAAAAAAAGGCTGGACCGTAAAACTGGACAGCATGACCTTTCCGCTTTATGAGCGGGTGATTGAAGTTTACGAGCACAACAAGCTGGAAGTAAAGGGAACGGATATTTTTATCAACGGCAAAAAGATAAATACCTATACCTTTAAAATGAACTATTACTGGGTTTTGGGTGATAACCGCCACGACTCGGAAGATTCGCGCTACTGGGGTTTTGTGCCCGAGGATCATATATCAGGCAAAGCCATATTTATCTGGATGAGCTGGGACAGCGATGCGCCGCTATTTAAAAAGATAAGATGGGAGAGGATACTCGGGGGGATCAAGTGA